TACTGTATGTTTGACAGGCTTATAAAAACTTCTAATATTCCAAGAGAAACCCGACATGATTATTTCTTCTTGGTTGCTCTTGTTCTGCCTGTAGCACTAGGAAGAACTTCCTTGGGAGCTAAGACATCCTTTGTTTGCTTAACTTGTGTTTTTGACAGTTGAGGCATAGTTGAACGAAGGGCTCTCTCTCCTCGCCTAGCCTGTTCCGTTTCTTCTGTCTTTTGAGTACCAGAGTCAACGGCTTCCGTTTCCTCTTCTGTATCATCATCATACAGCTCTAGCGATTCTTCTAATATCTCCCCCTCCTCTTTGTCCTTCTCGCTTTGTTCAACTTTCTCAACATTCCCATTGTTCTCTGTTACATCCTCTGTTTTCATCCTCCGTTAATACCGCAAACCTTGATGGAGAATGTTGCTTGCTTAGCCAATGACTAACTGCCTGATCTTCTTTGTTTAGAGGGTGAAACATTTAACCAGTTGCCTTCCGCACTGCCtgtatcctcctcagtttcctGTAGGTCTGTTAGGACCTCGTTCACTGTCCCATTATCCATCAAATCCTGTAGGTGCGTCATTATTCACCACCTTCACTTTAAAATATATGACACCAACCCAATTCTCCAAAAGATCATGAAAGGCCTAATTCCAAAGAAAAAGCTTCCGAAGTATCAATTACATCTAAACAACAAAACCACACATCTTATAATCTTGGAACATGGTAGTTTTTTAGACTTAAGATATGGATGGATCATGATTTGGTGAAAATGTGATAGAACACCATGATCCAAAAACATATGCTTCAGAATTATACCTTGAAACAAACGCTTTTAACATAAACATCCTACGAAATTCCAGGTTTAAGGCATGCTAATTTtatggaaaagaaaaatataatatttgacATCCTCTTATTCCACGATACACCATGCTGGATATAATTTTTACACTCTTGTGCTAAAGAGTTTGCATTGATTATATTAAGTTATAACTTAGAATATGAGAATTTCAGAATCCAAATAAATATTACTCCTCTGATGAAGTTTTGTTTACGGCACTAGATTCGTCTGGTACAACCCACCGGTTCAAACGTCTCAACGATGTAGACACCTGAAGTTTTGGTAACAAACAGTTTAAGCTCCAAAAACAGAACTTTGCTCGAGCTGGAgctgaatgattttttttttttgtcaaaaatttCGTAATATATGTTGTAGTAAATTATAGTAATCAATTTCTAACCTGTTGATCCCAATCTGTTCTCAGAGTCATGATACAAAGCACGCAAGTTTGAACGAATACTCCAAAGAGCATTCCGATCCAGACACCCTaaaatttagagaaaataaaCTGATGTGATGTTTCCAAGAGAATCGATGAAAATTGAGAAAAAATcgaggaagaaaaagaaaacttgcTTTGACTTCCAAACCGACGACATAGCCAAGGATAACACCAGAAGGAATTCCGATAAGGTAATAACAAGCAAGGTTAACGTAAGTAACATATCCTTGCCATCCTGCTCCAACAGCAACTCCTGTTCCGGTTTAAGACGGTTCAAAACTCATGTTAGTTCAAAGATCGGTTTGATATTAGTAACCATCACAGGTCAAACAGCAAAATTATACCTGAGAGAACAGGCTGAACACTGTTCAAGAGGATGGAAAATGCTAAAAGTGGAGAAAGATCGGCAACTTCTGCTGCGACAGCTTCACTTGTAGTGAAAATGTAGGAAACTCTTCCTCTTAAAAACAAGAAGACGAAGAATAGGACAAATCCTATAGATAGAGACGTGAAAACCGCGTTCAATGTTGCAAACTTGGCTCCTTTTGAGTTTCCTCTGCCGAGCTCGTTGGACACTCTTACActatgttatatataaataaaaaaagaaaagaaaagaatcagaTGATGACATAAATTAGCATCAATTATTTTGTGTAAGTATATGTACGTACCTTGCTGCTGCCAGAAAACCAAGTGCTATCATCATCTCCAGTCCATTTATGTTGATACTACAAATAATTGGAAAAGAAGAGTCGATCGATAAATGCTTGGATACTACTATATATCTATTAATATTCATGATCATGTTTTAATTTAAGAATCaagtaaaatgtattaaatttgaaaagataACGGAATGGACCGAGAAGAGAGCTTAATTGTGGTTTACATACCAGATTGCAAGTGCATCTAGAGCCACCTCTGCGTTTTTCAAATTTCCAGTGAGCAGTACCAAGATCGAGTTATACCATAACTCCAAGCTGCCCAAATAACCACATAGTAATAACCAGTACAATAACTTGCGAAACTCTCAAtatttatatgtgtatatatatatatatatatgtattatggtTAAATGCGTAAATGTAACTATAGTTTAGAACTAGACTCGACTTATTTTAACTGAGTTAATAATATTTGACAATGTCACTCCTCATAGAAGAGCTTgtaattttttacttttctcTTACTATTTCGGACATTTGTCTCATTTCCTATAAAGCTATTCTATATGAAGTTTTCTTGCAACCAAATATGTTCAATCAAATTCTAAACTAATTAATAATCACATGGGCTCCATCTTCCAGCCACAAAACTACTAGATGGATCACTCGTAAAACTTTTCTATGCAAATGTTTGGTTGATGAGACATtccttcatatatatataaataactaactaagCTTACCAAAGCATTCCACCGGAAGACATGGATAGTTTGAAGACGGGCCATAAATCTTTGAAAGCCAACATAGAGAATCCTCTCCACGTGTCCTTACACCCACCGCAAGTGACGAACAAAAGCTGAGCAATGTTAGGTAACCAGAACGCAACTAGCGTCGATGTCATAGCACCAGTGATTCCAAAATCGAAATGAATCATTAGGAGCCATGACAAGAACACGTGGACCGCTAAGGAGACTGCAGCCACGTAGGCAATGATCTTGTTCTTGCTCTGAGCTTGGAGAAACATTTGGCAAGTGAATGATGGTACGAAGGAGAAGTTGACGCCAATGACCCATAGGGCTATGATCCGAGCCACACGGACGATTCGTTCCTCTTGTCCTAAGGCTAAGAGAATAGGGCCCGAGAAGATGTAAACAGGCATGAGGCAAATTGTACAACCTGTGAGAACGATCCATGATCTTTGAAGATAGATTCCGAGCATATGGTTTTGTTTTGCTCCGTAAGCTTGACCACATAGTGTTTCTAGTGCACTGGCCATGCCTAACTGTATTACAATatgtttttaacaaatttacacgattaatatatatttttaacaaatttacacGATAATATTTAATGAGCGAGTTATAAAACGATACTATCACCAcatgtatttttaatagatatatTAACCTTTAAAAGCATATTAATATTATGCTTTATGAATAAATACACTAGaaaatatattactttaataatTCAACtgaataacaaatgatttttATAGCATATCCTAAACGTTTTAAAAACCAAACCAGATGAATTATAATTTGAGTCAACCAGTTTAAATAGGttttaatgataatattttataatatatatggtaATATCACctgaatatgtatatatacaattatcgatctattttattttatttttctacaatTGATAGTATTAGAAtattctaaattaaataataatgaatAATTGTTTTTTCGGAAAAATTGCTAAAACGGAACAAAATTATTCCTTtggtataaaaaaattatttgtccactttttttctcttttactctttccaattctaaaatttaatgaaataaatagttttatgaatcaaaaaattgtaaaaaatagaaataattgataaaacatcCATATACAcaaactgatattttttttggttgaaaaacttgatatattaaattttaaaattacgttCTACTAAAATTATAATTCATCTTCTACGGAAAATGGGTTAGTAGAAAGTAAATTCTAGATTAAACAAGTTCGTCTACTTTTTTAGAACGAAAAATCTACTTTTACTTCAAATTCTAAATACGGGGAATTTAAATTCTACTAATTGTAAAGATAACTACTTTTCTGTCAAATGCAGCTAGCTTCGACTTTTATTACGTATTCTACAATTTCCGGAATATGAAATCTAGACATTACTCTGATGGCTACATGTAGTAGAATCTGCTTAtggaatttttgtttttgttctatgcagtgtagaaactgcaTTCTACAGATAAGAAAACTTGAGTTTTGCGAAAATTTAAGAAAtttcagttaagaaaatattcttaaaatattttaaatattctaacttcctaaAACGTGTATATTTGgtcacaaaaaaaatctaaaaatatttgtaatctATGTGCTTGTTTAAAACACTACAAACATTTCTGATTTTTTGATAagtacaaacatatatatattcaattttttttatatatttacaaacatatatcgactaaaattatatatgtatatttatttttattaatatatttatttatagaattatCTAAAAATTCAATTGTGTATATCACGGggaatatataaatgttattttcaATGCTATGCatgagaatattttattttaattaacattatatattaaaattaataatttaatttaagtaTACAAgtatcataaaaatattagtatataaatgttacttattataaattttaaagtataaaattatttatccaatatgattaaacatttaaaatatttaataaagtgtaagatatttaaattatttataaaatagttaacATACACTAAACATTGTTGAATATCGACTAAAAACTTTTAATTGGTATTATGGAAATAGCTgtttgtaaatttaaatttacaatttataaaaaaatatgattttttttgtgtgctCTTTATGTTGattaaagttttattaataaattatttctttctattaatgtatttatataattagtttgaattctatattaatataaaaacgttaaatatattatttttattaatttttattaatatattctaaaatattgacttaaaaaatatatatatatatataaatatattttaattttaatttttaattcgttttctaatatttaaatacttcaaaaatgtatttatttgattaatttgaTTAATCAAGAATTAGTTTtgggattatgaaaaatattatactaaaggGACAATTTAACGATGGTATTATACCAAAAGAACAACCATGTTGAATTTTGTTCCGTTTTGACaattttctcttgttttttttctttctaaaagcAATATTTAACTGTtcatgcttcttcttcatcttcgtcTCCATTTTCATCTTA
The window above is part of the Brassica napus cultivar Da-Ae chromosome C8, Da-Ae, whole genome shotgun sequence genome. Proteins encoded here:
- the LOC111213238 gene encoding protein DETOXIFICATION 21, which gives rise to MSGGAANITVALLNKPAENGREEDELGMKEKVWNESKKLWVVAAPAIFTRFSTFGVSMISQAFIGHLGPIELAAYSITFTVLLRFSNGILLGMASALETLCGQAYGAKQNHMLGIYLQRSWIVLTGCTICLMPVYIFSGPILLALGQEERIVRVARIIALWVIGVNFSFVPSFTCQMFLQAQSKNKIIAYVAAVSLAVHVFLSWLLMIHFDFGITGAMTSTLVAFWLPNIAQLLFVTCGGCKDTWRGFSMLAFKDLWPVFKLSMSSGGMLCLELWYNSILVLLTGNLKNAEVALDALAICININGLEMMIALGFLAAASVRVSNELGRGNSKGAKFATLNAVFTSLSIGFVLFFVFLFLRGRVSYIFTTSEAVAAEVADLSPLLAFSILLNSVQPVLSGVAVGAGWQGYVTYVNLACYYLIGIPSGVILGYVVGLEVKGVWIGMLFGVFVQTCVLCIMTLRTDWDQQVSTSLRRLNRWVVPDESSAVNKTSSEE